The Metabacillus sediminilitoris genome window below encodes:
- a CDS encoding FAD/NAD(P)-binding protein, whose product MKESIKSIAIVGGGAAGISLFNYFTKKINGNNVNITLYEKKSYVGPGIAYQDDYDFLLLNRHSKQMSVMVEEPDHFWNWYKSQYKVRFEQEEFLPRSVFGEYLKNVFEKSVERAIEKNIAVCVKYSEVSYLRKERNYVLMTRDGETQEFDLVLLCLGNTRLHDHYYLNGQPQFIYNPYPLKQTVSLIPKNANIAILGSSLTAVDICLTLKENGHNGKIDMLSRNGELPSVRGEAKPHKLKYLTYDSLNQILLKRNGQIRLRDITKLIKKEFEETGLEWKSILAPKSHDSNAKKKLEEEIKNVLHQSAWQSVLMSTNEIIEKYWHFLNEEDKDIYLNKYDRIFMSRRNPMPLVNATKILNLMNKGQLSLKSDVVFIDYLKDHTFYVQFNNREYINYNWIINATGPSKHLSGPCKSGLIGSLISNGYATINNYGGVKTDFDSGALINKSGQPDTNLRALGHITCGTYYFTNSMEMIAKHAKQISEDISDLINQSLQEEKDFVSI is encoded by the coding sequence ATGAAGGAATCAATCAAATCTATCGCAATTGTTGGAGGTGGTGCTGCAGGCATTTCCTTATTTAATTACTTCACAAAGAAGATTAATGGAAATAATGTGAATATTACCCTATATGAAAAAAAATCTTATGTCGGTCCAGGGATTGCCTATCAAGATGATTACGATTTTTTGTTATTAAATAGGCATTCAAAACAAATGTCTGTTATGGTTGAAGAGCCTGATCACTTTTGGAATTGGTATAAAAGCCAATATAAAGTAAGATTTGAACAGGAGGAATTCTTACCAAGAAGCGTATTTGGTGAATATCTTAAGAATGTTTTTGAGAAAAGTGTAGAGAGAGCTATCGAGAAAAATATAGCAGTTTGTGTTAAATACAGTGAAGTATCATATTTAAGGAAAGAAAGAAATTATGTTCTCATGACACGTGACGGTGAAACTCAGGAGTTTGATCTAGTGTTGTTATGCTTAGGTAATACGAGATTACACGATCATTATTACTTAAATGGACAGCCGCAGTTCATATATAACCCTTACCCACTTAAACAAACAGTATCTTTAATTCCTAAAAACGCTAATATTGCTATATTAGGTTCCAGTTTAACTGCTGTAGATATTTGTTTAACTCTTAAGGAAAACGGACATAACGGAAAAATTGACATGCTATCTAGAAATGGAGAACTTCCTTCTGTAAGAGGAGAAGCTAAGCCACATAAACTTAAATATTTGACTTATGATTCACTGAACCAAATCCTTTTAAAAAGAAATGGTCAAATAAGGTTAAGAGATATTACTAAACTAATTAAGAAAGAGTTTGAGGAAACAGGTCTGGAATGGAAATCAATATTAGCCCCTAAATCTCATGATTCAAATGCTAAAAAGAAATTAGAAGAAGAAATAAAGAATGTTTTACACCAGAGTGCTTGGCAATCCGTGCTAATGTCTACAAATGAAATAATTGAAAAATATTGGCACTTTTTAAATGAGGAGGATAAAGATATTTATTTAAATAAATACGATCGAATTTTTATGAGTAGAAGAAATCCAATGCCTTTAGTGAATGCAACTAAGATTTTAAATTTAATGAATAAAGGTCAGCTTTCCCTGAAAAGCGATGTTGTATTTATTGATTACCTCAAGGATCATACATTCTATGTGCAATTTAATAATAGAGAGTACATAAACTATAATTGGATTATCAATGCAACTGGTCCGTCTAAACATCTTTCTGGTCCTTGTAAAAGTGGATTAATTGGCTCCCTAATCAGCAATGGCTATGCCACTATTAATAATTATGGTGGGGTAAAAACTGATTTTGATTCTGGGGCTTTAATCAATAAAAGTGGTCAGCCTGATACAAACCTAAGAGCTTTAGGACATATTACTTGTGGAACTTACTACTTTACAAACTCAATGGAAATGATTGCAAAACATGCTAAACAAATATCAGAAGACATTTCCGATTTAATTAACCAATCTTTACAAGAAGAAAAAGATTTTGTATCTATTTAA
- a CDS encoding multidrug effflux MFS transporter, protein MESKNRLLLIFILITLVSIPQASIGLYIPSLPYMIKALNTNSSELQLTLSIYMIGYALSTLVCGILSDRYGRKIVIVTGLVTYLFATLLCLTANNVDMLIIGRFLQALGGCCGTVVARVIVKDVFDNKEQVRILTYLSTAIAVTPAIAPIIGGYLETYFGWRSGFLVLCLIALMALILSTFGLKETNKNPDPNATNIITILNNYRYLLTQRLFLAYSVSIGLAWCAYYSFIQSSSFVFQSVFKVTPTVYGAMYAIIIIGYIIGTTFTRRYSNKIGIDNVIMYESLVALGSSILMLTLTYFKLGLILSILVPMTILMMGVGGIFPACQAAVMRPFTHIAGTASGLFFFIQMIFGAICGLILSSFHIHSQVPMVLTIVVSCLLLSLSSYLLLPKNRNIITSKGYSSDSGSRNL, encoded by the coding sequence ATGGAAAGTAAAAATAGACTCTTACTAATCTTTATATTAATCACACTTGTTTCCATTCCTCAAGCTTCTATTGGATTGTATATCCCTTCTTTACCATACATGATTAAAGCGTTAAATACTAATAGTAGTGAACTACAGCTTACATTGAGTATATACATGATTGGTTATGCATTGTCGACATTAGTATGTGGTATTTTATCAGACAGATATGGAAGGAAAATTGTTATTGTCACTGGATTAGTTACTTACTTATTTGCTACATTACTCTGTCTAACTGCCAACAATGTTGATATGTTGATCATCGGACGATTCTTACAAGCTCTTGGTGGCTGTTGTGGAACTGTAGTAGCCCGAGTTATTGTAAAAGATGTCTTTGACAATAAAGAGCAGGTTCGGATTTTAACTTATCTATCAACTGCGATTGCAGTTACTCCAGCAATTGCTCCGATCATTGGTGGCTACCTAGAAACTTACTTTGGATGGAGATCGGGCTTTTTAGTTCTCTGTCTGATTGCTCTAATGGCTTTAATTCTTTCTACTTTTGGTTTGAAAGAAACTAATAAGAACCCTGATCCGAATGCTACAAATATTATTACTATACTAAATAACTATAGATATCTTTTAACTCAAAGATTATTTTTAGCGTACAGTGTTTCTATTGGTCTTGCATGGTGTGCTTATTATTCTTTCATACAGTCATCGTCTTTTGTGTTTCAAAGTGTCTTTAAAGTAACACCGACTGTTTATGGTGCTATGTATGCAATAATCATCATAGGCTATATTATAGGTACTACGTTTACAAGACGATATTCCAATAAAATTGGAATAGATAATGTAATCATGTATGAAAGCTTAGTCGCTTTAGGATCTTCAATTTTAATGCTTACTCTAACTTACTTTAAACTAGGACTAATTTTGAGCATTTTGGTACCTATGACTATTCTTATGATGGGAGTCGGTGGAATTTTTCCAGCTTGTCAAGCTGCGGTCATGCGACCATTCACTCACATTGCAGGAACTGCATCAGGATTGTTTTTCTTTATCCAAATGATTTTTGGAGCAATTTGTGGTCTTATTCTTAGTAGCTTCCATATCCATTCACAAGTGCCTATGGTGTTAACAATTGTTGTATCTTGCCTTCTACTATCGTTAAGTTCCTACCTTCTTCTACCAAAAAATAGGAATATCATAACGAGTAAGGGGTATTCTTCGGATTCTGGTTCAAGAAATCTATGA
- a CDS encoding HMA2 domain-containing protein: MIGRITEKIMLKHVERKLGKYDITLMHFIPGRIRLQSPTWKKNVLLINTIIAKLKEQILVYDVQFTQATGSLLITYDASHVSDMKELESWFYIVDEVYQKEFIL; this comes from the coding sequence ATGATTGGAAGAATAACGGAAAAAATAATGTTGAAACATGTAGAAAGAAAACTAGGTAAATATGATATTACACTTATGCATTTTATCCCTGGACGTATTCGCCTTCAATCCCCTACATGGAAGAAAAATGTACTATTAATAAACACGATTATAGCAAAGTTAAAAGAGCAAATTTTAGTGTATGATGTACAGTTTACACAAGCAACTGGTAGTTTACTTATTACATATGATGCGTCGCATGTGAGTGATATGAAGGAACTAGAATCATGGTTTTATATAGTTGATGAAGTTTATCAGAAAGAATTTATCCTCTAA
- a CDS encoding HMA2 domain-containing protein: MVPTLVGIGASLIAPKIMSQFRDQKVKVIHAMPGRLRLQCDSWKHPIVAEALGKQVQSHPLILTSKASEITGSLVIEFIVPHISQDELDEIMTNIVQIASNAILHKDAMLMNGMKNTLQFIDKGIKKQTNGFADFDSLFILFLLGKGIQSFGNAPAFSASLLYWSYSIIKGDSNR, from the coding sequence GTGGTACCTACTCTTGTGGGAATTGGAGCCTCTTTGATTGCTCCAAAAATAATGTCCCAATTCCGGGATCAGAAAGTAAAAGTAATCCATGCTATGCCAGGTAGACTACGTTTACAATGTGATAGCTGGAAACATCCTATTGTAGCAGAAGCATTAGGTAAACAGGTACAGAGTCATCCCCTTATATTAACATCTAAAGCATCAGAAATAACAGGAAGCCTTGTTATTGAATTTATTGTTCCTCATATTAGTCAAGATGAATTGGATGAAATAATGACTAACATTGTACAAATAGCATCAAACGCAATCTTACATAAAGATGCTATGTTAATGAATGGCATGAAAAATACGTTACAGTTTATTGATAAAGGTATTAAGAAGCAAACCAATGGGTTTGCAGATTTTGATAGTCTCTTTATTTTATTCTTACTAGGAAAAGGAATACAATCCTTTGGCAATGCACCTGCTTTTTCAGCAAGCCTATTATATTGGTCTTATAGCATTATTAAGGGGGATTCAAATAGGTGA
- a CDS encoding heavy metal translocating P-type ATPase: MITNTVRIEHSLPGRTRFYISKVIEPGQIECWLRSFPGVRSAVYTQMTGSILVYHDLEISLVKLRQFIFSFLKINNPSEWLSSVWKQIAPIVSSITMFVANWYIQKSPASIMWKHTFHLGAMVTAIATSFNVIKDGILNLFKEKKGNANTLTAASIFASLYIGNPGSALVITIMSTISELLTEYTSQQTKQYIHSVLELDTCYAWKVNEEGIEEKVSLEEIQVGDRVVVFTGEKIPADGVVIEGYGTADESSITGEYMPKELKKDECVYAGSVLQNGHLIVIVEKVGDDTAISRIVKLLEEAQEKQAPIQNIADTLAEKMIPVSFGLALLTLLLTRNVNRSMNMLVIDFICGIKLSTATALYASIGRAAKKGAIVKGSHHIEEMSKLTTIILDKTGTITEGAPVVQHVIACEGYQQEDVIRFAATAEKNSSHPIADAIVKQASKWGIPIPMRDNNAQVETVVGKGISTFLDGKQIFVGSLRFMNESKIKVDHFLHKLEKDENVIYVAYDQTLIGVVSIFDKIRSGMHRTVQHLRKQGIDDIIMLTGDKRTVAREMARRLRLNWYHAEALPEDKATYVKHYGKRGSVMMVGDGINDAPALAHADVGVTMGAKRTDIASEASDVIITSDNPEMLSELVGLSRKTMNIIKQNFIVTFAINGLAILFGALGIFSPIVGAAIHNAATIGVVINSARILWTGDESNESKVLCSA, encoded by the coding sequence GTGATAACGAATACAGTGCGTATAGAACATTCTTTACCAGGAAGAACACGCTTTTATATTTCAAAAGTTATAGAACCAGGTCAAATTGAATGCTGGTTACGATCTTTTCCTGGTGTTCGTTCGGCTGTTTATACGCAGATGACAGGAAGTATTCTAGTTTATCATGACTTAGAAATTTCTTTAGTAAAACTGAGACAATTCATTTTCTCATTTTTAAAAATCAATAACCCATCAGAATGGTTATCTTCGGTTTGGAAACAAATAGCACCAATTGTAAGCTCTATTACTATGTTTGTAGCAAATTGGTACATACAAAAATCTCCTGCCTCCATTATGTGGAAACATACATTTCATTTAGGAGCAATGGTAACTGCAATTGCTACATCTTTTAATGTTATAAAAGATGGGATTTTAAACTTATTTAAAGAAAAAAAGGGAAATGCTAACACGTTGACTGCTGCTTCCATCTTTGCTTCCTTGTATATTGGTAACCCTGGATCTGCTTTGGTTATTACCATTATGTCTACTATTAGTGAATTACTAACCGAATATACATCCCAGCAAACAAAGCAATACATCCATTCTGTTTTAGAACTAGATACTTGTTATGCTTGGAAAGTTAATGAAGAAGGTATTGAAGAGAAAGTTTCATTAGAAGAAATACAAGTTGGCGATCGAGTAGTTGTGTTTACTGGAGAAAAAATTCCAGCAGATGGAGTCGTCATAGAAGGATATGGAACGGCAGATGAATCCTCTATTACTGGTGAGTACATGCCAAAAGAATTAAAAAAAGACGAATGTGTATATGCAGGAAGTGTTTTGCAAAATGGTCACCTTATAGTAATAGTAGAGAAAGTGGGTGACGATACAGCTATTTCTCGTATTGTCAAATTGTTAGAAGAAGCACAGGAAAAACAAGCACCTATTCAAAATATTGCTGATACCCTGGCTGAAAAGATGATACCTGTTTCATTTGGATTAGCACTGTTAACACTTCTTTTAACACGCAACGTCAATCGTTCCATGAACATGCTTGTTATTGACTTTATTTGTGGAATTAAATTATCTACAGCGACTGCACTTTATGCTTCAATTGGTCGTGCTGCGAAAAAAGGAGCTATTGTAAAAGGTAGTCATCATATTGAAGAGATGTCTAAACTCACCACTATTATTCTTGATAAAACAGGAACTATTACAGAAGGAGCACCTGTAGTACAACATGTTATTGCATGTGAAGGATACCAACAAGAGGATGTCATTCGCTTCGCTGCTACAGCTGAAAAGAATTCTTCGCATCCTATTGCTGATGCTATTGTTAAACAGGCTAGTAAATGGGGAATCCCAATTCCAATGCGAGATAACAATGCTCAAGTAGAAACAGTAGTCGGAAAAGGAATTAGTACCTTCTTAGATGGAAAACAAATTTTTGTAGGAAGTCTTCGCTTTATGAATGAGTCGAAAATTAAAGTAGATCATTTCCTTCACAAGTTAGAGAAAGATGAAAATGTAATCTATGTAGCCTACGATCAAACACTCATAGGTGTAGTGAGTATTTTCGATAAAATCCGATCAGGTATGCACCGCACTGTTCAGCATCTTCGTAAACAAGGAATTGATGACATTATCATGCTCACAGGCGATAAACGCACCGTCGCAAGAGAAATGGCACGACGTTTACGATTAAATTGGTATCATGCAGAGGCTCTGCCAGAAGACAAAGCTACTTATGTAAAACACTATGGGAAACGAGGATCTGTCATGATGGTAGGAGATGGAATAAATGATGCACCAGCTCTCGCTCATGCCGATGTAGGAGTCACAATGGGAGCTAAACGAACAGATATTGCATCAGAAGCGAGTGACGTCATTATTACCTCCGATAACCCAGAAATGCTCTCAGAATTAGTAGGACTTTCTAGAAAAACGATGAATATTATTAAACAAAACTTCATTGTAACCTTTGCAATTAATGGTCTTGCTATTTTATTTGGAGCATTGGGCATTTTTTCGCCAATCGTTGGAGCAGCTATTCATAATGCAGCTACGATTGGTGTAGTCATAAATAGTGCACGTATTCTATGGACAGGAGATGAATCGAATGAATCCAAAGTTTTATGTTCTGCATGA
- a CDS encoding HMA2 domain-containing protein, producing MNPKFYVLHDIPGRLRLQIPSLRDKTDYKEIEHMFSSLKGILFVRVEPTIQTMLIKYDFSHLSRNTIFRYISIFFQQIRLDPLDDIMIQIDPTTRKDWLRTLFSGCLLLLAGIRKSSFYKPDALVYGAVVATGYTVLSHGSTDKIKHPDIITGIITLLSLGPSNMLYVAMITWIVNVLELFHEKQKFQTQRLHTII from the coding sequence ATGAATCCAAAGTTTTATGTTCTGCATGATATACCAGGCCGCCTTCGATTACAGATTCCATCCTTACGAGACAAGACGGATTACAAGGAAATTGAGCATATGTTTTCTTCCCTCAAAGGTATTTTATTTGTGAGGGTAGAACCTACAATTCAAACCATGTTAATTAAATATGATTTTTCACATCTTTCTCGTAATACTATTTTTCGGTATATATCTATTTTTTTTCAGCAAATTCGCTTAGATCCGTTAGATGATATTATGATTCAGATAGATCCAACAACTCGAAAAGATTGGTTGCGGACTCTATTTTCTGGATGTTTATTATTGTTAGCAGGTATACGAAAGTCATCCTTCTATAAACCGGATGCTTTAGTATATGGAGCAGTTGTAGCCACTGGATATACTGTATTGTCTCATGGGTCGACGGATAAAATTAAGCATCCAGACATCATAACAGGCATAATTACTTTATTATCCCTAGGTCCCTCTAATATGCTTTATGTGGCTATGATTACATGGATTGTCAACGTACTAGAGCTATTTCATGAAAAACAAAAATTTCAAACTCAACGTCTACACACGATCATCTAG
- a CDS encoding aldehyde dehydrogenase family protein: protein MSQLVVQLRERVEKFLNGKKKLFINGEFVESVSQKTFETYNPATGEVLAHVFEAGPEDIDLAVKAARKAFDEGPWSKMGTAERSRLMYKLADLMEEHKDDLAQLETLDNGKPIRETTNADIPLAIEHMRYYAGWTTKIVGQTIPVNGPYFNFTRHEAVGVVGQIIPWNFPLLMAMWKLGAALATGCTVVLKPAEQTPLSALYLAELAQEAGFPAGVLNIVPGFGETAGQPLVDHPKVDKIAFTGSTEVGKLIMEKAAKTLKRVTLELGGKSPNIILPDADLTEAIPGALNGVMFNQGQVCCAGSRVFVQKKQFDNVVADMVSHAEKIKQGSGIHADTEIGPLVSTEQQNRVLGYIEKGVNEGAELLVGGTKPYEQGYFVSPTIFANVNDEMTIAKEEIFGPVISAMPYDDVDDLIARANNSEYGLAAGVWTRDVAKAHYIAENLRAGTVWVNCYNVFDAASPFGGYKQSGIGREMGSYALNNYTEVKSVWISKK from the coding sequence ATGAGCCAATTAGTAGTTCAATTAAGAGAAAGAGTAGAAAAGTTTCTGAATGGAAAGAAGAAGCTCTTTATTAATGGAGAGTTTGTGGAAAGTGTTTCCCAAAAAACATTTGAGACATATAACCCAGCTACAGGTGAAGTGCTTGCGCATGTATTTGAAGCAGGGCCAGAGGACATCGATTTAGCTGTTAAAGCTGCTCGCAAAGCCTTTGATGAAGGTCCATGGTCTAAGATGGGAACAGCTGAGAGAAGCCGCTTAATGTACAAGCTGGCAGATTTAATGGAAGAACATAAAGATGATTTAGCTCAATTAGAAACATTAGATAATGGTAAACCAATTAGAGAAACAACGAATGCAGATATTCCTTTAGCTATAGAACATATGCGTTATTACGCAGGTTGGACGACAAAGATCGTCGGCCAAACAATTCCTGTCAATGGCCCGTATTTTAACTTTACCCGTCATGAAGCTGTTGGTGTAGTCGGGCAGATTATCCCTTGGAACTTCCCATTATTAATGGCAATGTGGAAGCTGGGAGCTGCTTTAGCAACTGGCTGTACAGTCGTATTAAAGCCTGCAGAACAAACACCTTTATCTGCACTATACTTAGCAGAATTAGCTCAAGAAGCTGGATTCCCAGCAGGAGTTCTTAATATTGTTCCTGGTTTTGGTGAGACGGCAGGTCAACCACTAGTCGATCATCCAAAAGTAGATAAAATTGCCTTCACAGGATCAACTGAAGTTGGAAAACTAATTATGGAAAAGGCAGCTAAAACGTTAAAACGAGTCACACTTGAATTAGGCGGAAAATCTCCGAACATCATTTTACCTGATGCAGACCTTACAGAAGCCATTCCTGGTGCATTAAACGGGGTTATGTTTAACCAGGGGCAAGTTTGCTGTGCTGGATCTCGCGTGTTCGTTCAAAAGAAACAATTCGATAATGTAGTGGCTGACATGGTGAGTCACGCAGAAAAAATTAAACAAGGATCAGGAATCCACGCTGATACAGAAATTGGTCCACTTGTTTCGACAGAACAACAAAACCGGGTATTAGGCTATATTGAAAAAGGTGTAAATGAAGGTGCTGAACTATTAGTAGGTGGAACAAAACCATATGAACAAGGTTACTTCGTATCTCCTACTATTTTTGCAAATGTTAATGATGAAATGACGATTGCGAAAGAAGAAATCTTTGGTCCAGTCATTTCAGCTATGCCTTATGATGATGTAGATGATCTGATTGCTCGTGCAAATAATAGTGAATATGGACTAGCTGCCGGGGTTTGGACAAGGGATGTGGCAAAAGCCCACTATATTGCGGAAAACCTTCGTGCAGGAACTGTATGGGTAAACTGCTACAATGTCTTTGATGCTGCATCACCATTTGGCGGTTACAAGCAATCGGGTATTGGCCGTGAAATGGGATCTTACGCATTGAACAACTACACTGAAGTTAAGAGCGTTTGGATTTCTAAGAAATAA
- a CDS encoding DnaB-like helicase C-terminal domain-containing protein, translated as MRSGELYGGNSHLQVTEISKSLKTMAKDFQCSVVCLAQLNRSKNQEPINT; from the coding sequence ATCCGTTCTGGTGAGCTTTACGGAGGGAATTCCCATTTACAGGTGACGGAAATATCCAAATCTCTCAAAACGATGGCAAAGGATTTTCAGTGTTCAGTCGTTTGTCTGGCGCAGCTAAATCGATCGAAGAATCAAGAGCCAATAAACACCTGA
- a CDS encoding DnaB-like helicase C-terminal domain-containing protein, with protein sequence MEQDADVILFLYREAYYDKDWQDQTLEIIVFKNKWSSWNRRRSLQ encoded by the coding sequence TTGGAACAAGACGCAGATGTCATTTTGTTCTTGTATCGTGAAGCCTATTATGATAAGGACTGGCAGGATCAAACACTTGAAATCATTGTTTTTAAAAACAAATGGTCCAGTTGGAACCGTCGCCGTTCATTACAATAA
- a CDS encoding sigma-54-dependent Fis family transcriptional regulator gives MSMEIRQTWEKYIHENKLDPSKIDKVISDSWKLSKKFKVNPNQGVGNRILTTSDFQEKLRNNETLISLAKRSMDRFRILFKNMDFILVLTDAEGYILWQSGNERLRETAREIGFWEGSQWTESVVGTNAIGVALRTKEANIIHGYEHFAKASQRWSCVSSPIFGEDGQVKGVVDLSMPAHYPKEFDFLVRVQLIADYISEALQRKAYEDQKYMLQYYSSKKQPGILCDSSMTILHISTELINEPESYLGKKLNDIKTTDWLIGIQEPIWKEDACIGYFVHGLKQRVADKTFVFPYVAGRSKTYHELLEEVKIVAPTSAPIHLFGETGTGKEVLANTIHVNSPFSEGKLVSVNCGSIPDNLMESELFGYEKGAFTGANANGYQGKIEQANNGTLFLDEIEDMPASMQSDLLRVLQEKKLTRIGGNQEIQVNFRLITASNQDLKTLVINGEFREDLFYRVYVCPLHIPPLRERKEDIRELIKSYEDANAWYPFWEKELIEVAEQNQWNGNIRELNNFLERCHVYYRERTPTREQLIQLIHKGGLILQHPETSSEDINFKEQIEKEQIMNALIQNNGNIPLSAKQLSMSKSTLYRKITKYRLN, from the coding sequence ATGAGTATGGAGATTCGGCAAACTTGGGAGAAGTATATTCATGAAAATAAACTGGATCCATCTAAAATCGATAAGGTCATTAGCGATTCTTGGAAGCTTAGTAAGAAATTTAAAGTGAACCCGAATCAGGGGGTCGGCAACCGAATTCTTACGACAAGTGATTTTCAAGAAAAATTGAGAAATAATGAGACTCTGATTTCATTGGCAAAGAGAAGCATGGACCGCTTTCGTATACTGTTTAAAAATATGGATTTTATTCTAGTCCTAACAGATGCAGAGGGTTATATTTTATGGCAATCTGGAAATGAGAGATTGAGAGAAACTGCGAGAGAAATAGGGTTTTGGGAAGGTTCTCAATGGACCGAATCGGTGGTTGGAACGAATGCGATTGGTGTCGCTTTACGAACAAAAGAGGCGAATATCATCCATGGATACGAGCATTTCGCTAAAGCCTCCCAAAGATGGAGCTGTGTGTCTTCTCCTATATTTGGAGAGGATGGGCAAGTTAAAGGGGTAGTAGACTTATCAATGCCTGCCCACTATCCAAAAGAATTTGATTTCTTAGTAAGGGTCCAACTGATTGCTGACTATATCTCAGAAGCATTACAAAGAAAGGCATATGAAGACCAGAAGTACATGCTGCAATATTACTCTAGTAAAAAACAACCTGGCATTCTGTGCGATTCCTCCATGACCATTCTACATATATCCACTGAACTAATAAACGAGCCTGAATCCTATTTAGGAAAAAAACTGAATGATATAAAAACCACTGATTGGCTGATCGGTATACAGGAACCTATTTGGAAGGAAGATGCCTGTATCGGCTACTTTGTACATGGCTTGAAACAAAGAGTAGCGGATAAAACGTTTGTCTTTCCTTATGTTGCTGGCCGGAGTAAGACGTATCATGAATTATTAGAGGAAGTAAAAATTGTTGCACCTACTTCAGCACCTATTCATTTATTTGGTGAAACAGGGACGGGGAAAGAAGTGCTGGCAAATACCATCCATGTAAACAGTCCTTTTTCAGAGGGGAAGCTCGTTAGTGTAAATTGTGGTTCTATCCCGGATAATTTGATGGAAAGTGAATTATTCGGTTACGAAAAGGGCGCTTTTACAGGAGCTAATGCTAATGGCTATCAAGGGAAAATTGAGCAGGCCAATAATGGAACCTTATTTCTCGATGAAATAGAGGATATGCCAGCCTCGATGCAGTCTGACTTGTTGCGGGTTCTTCAAGAAAAGAAGCTGACTCGAATTGGTGGAAATCAAGAAATACAAGTGAATTTTAGACTCATTACAGCAAGCAATCAAGACTTAAAAACCCTTGTCATAAATGGGGAATTTCGAGAAGATTTGTTTTATCGAGTGTATGTTTGTCCACTTCATATCCCTCCTTTAAGAGAACGTAAAGAAGATATACGTGAGTTGATAAAATCTTATGAAGACGCGAACGCATGGTATCCTTTTTGGGAAAAAGAATTAATTGAAGTAGCAGAACAGAACCAATGGAATGGAAATATACGTGAGCTGAATAACTTTTTGGAAAGGTGTCATGTGTACTACAGAGAAAGGACACCAACTAGGGAACAGTTAATCCAGTTGATTCATAAAGGTGGATTAATCCTGCAGCATCCAGAGACTAGCAGCGAAGATATAAATTTTAAGGAACAAATAGAAAAAGAACAGATTATGAATGCTTTGATTCAAAACAATGGGAATATTCCTTTATCAGCCAAACAATTATCAATGTCAAAAAGCACTCTTTATCGAAAAATCACTAAATATAGATTGAATTAA